The following proteins come from a genomic window of Lycium ferocissimum isolate CSIRO_LF1 chromosome 4, AGI_CSIRO_Lferr_CH_V1, whole genome shotgun sequence:
- the LOC132052290 gene encoding calcium-dependent mitochondrial ATP-magnesium/phosphate carrier protein 2-like isoform X3, producing the protein MQEIGFFLAGIELDDDELARFMEHVDKDNNGIITFEEWRDFLLLYPHEATIENIYQYLERVCLVDIGEQAVIPEGISKHVHASKYLIAGGVAGAASRTATAPLDRLKVILQVQTARASIGPAVKKIWKEGRLFAFFRGNGLNVMKVAPESAIKFYAFETLKTAIGHAKGDVDQRDIGTSGRLVAGGMAGAIAQTAIYPMDLVKTRLQTYSCESGNVPNLRNLSKDILVKEGPRAFYRGLVPSLLGIIPYAGIDLAAYETLKDWSKIHILHDSEAGPLVQLGCGTISGSLGATCVYPLQVIRTRMQADSEYKGMSDVFRKTVQREGFRGFYKGLFPNLLKVVPAASITYMVYESMKKSLDLD; encoded by the exons ATGCAAGAAATAGG TTTCTTTCTTGCAGGAATAGAATTAGATGATGATGAACTTGCACGTTTTATGGAACACGTGGACAAGGATAATAATGGAATTATCACTTTTGAGGAATGGAGAGATTTTCTTCTACTCTATCCACATGAGGCCACCATTGAGAACATTTATCAATACTTGGAGAGGGTATGTCTTGTAGATATTGGGGAGCAGGCAGTCATTCCGGAAGGCATCAGTAAGCATGTTCATGCATCCAAATACCTAATTGCAGGGGGAGTTGCAGGAGCTGCTTCTCGTACTGCCACAGCACCTCTTGATCGCCTTAAGGTCATTTTACAAGTGCAAACGGCTCGTGCTTCAATTGGTCCTGCAGTCAAAAAAATATGGAAGGAAGGTCGTTTATTTGCGTTTTTCCGAGGAAATGGGTTAAACGTGATGAAGGTTGCACCTGAAAGTGCAATTAAATTTTACGCTTTTGAAACCTTGAAAACGGCTATTGGTCATGCCAAAGGTGATGTAGACCAGAGAGACATAGGAACTTCGGGGCGTCTTGTGGCTGGTGGAATGGCTGGTGCAATAGCACAGACTGCTATCTATCCCATGGATCTCGTTAAAACTCGGTTACAGACTTATTCATGTGAGAGTGGAAACGTTCCTAATCTGCGAAACTTATCAAAAGATATTTTGGTCAAGGAGGGACCTCGAGCATTTTATAGAGGATTGGTACCATCTCTACTTGGAATCATCCCTTATGCAGGCATTGATTTAGCTGCATATGAAACTTTAAAGGATTGGTCAAAGATTCACATTCTTCATGATAGTG AAGCCGGCCCTCTTGTGCAACTGGGCTGTGGGACAATTTCAGGATCCCTTGGAGCAACATGTGTTTATCCATTGCAGGTTATTCGGACCAG AATGCAAGCTGATTCTGAATACAAAGGTATGTCTGATGTGTTCCGGAAAACGGTTCAGCGTGAAGGCTTCAGGGGATTCTACAAAGGGCTTTTCCCAAATCTTCTAAAAGTTGTGCCTGCAGCAAGCATAACCTATATGGTGTACGAATCAATGAAAAAGAGTCTAGATCTTGATTAG
- the LOC132052292 gene encoding uncharacterized protein LOC132052292 isoform X2, with protein sequence MTFNSKCQLLVLAVLLLTEIGPSLQTRLRNENKVKTASFLSPNFVLEPGLVVNKFYYNIDFPKGHIAIKSFDAEVVDESRNPVPLHETYLHHWLVVRYYQRKGLEMSKYPSDLGFDQSDFIVVRNSGLCERDLSQYFGLGSETRKTVTYVPDPYGIEVGNPVEVPPGYEERWLLNIHAIETRGSEDRLGCTECRCDLYNVTKDEYDRDIEPNYIGGMRCCHDETRCRTREGLQGPKRSLYLKYTIKYVDWHAFIIPVNIYILDVTDTWKKRESTGPISRHHCQIEYEVESCSAAVANSGCIHTKKDERVICSSLPIYGKGNEPGNEAGYIVGMSTCYPTPGSVKISKGETLTLLSNYSSDQRRAGVMGLFYILVAEPLPKPSSILHSRDNVGDIVILHNAWAVAVFGIAALVAAIVTYQRQSEEKKGMNLSSNVRF encoded by the exons ATGACATTCAATTCAAAGTGCCAGTTGCTTGTGCTGGCAGTCCTGCTGCTAACAGAAATTGGGCCAAGTTTACAGACTCGACTAAGAAATGAAAACAAGGTGAAAACTGCCAGTTTCCTATCACCAAATTTTGTGCTCGAACCTGGATTAGTTGTTAACAAATTTTACTACAACATCGATTTCCCTAAAGGCCATATTGCTATCAAAAGTTTCGATGCTGAAGTAGTTGATGAGTCAAGGAATCCGGTCCCCCTTCACGAAACATATCTCCACCATTGGCTTGTTGTAAGATACTATCAACGAAAAGGTTTGGAGATGTCAAAGTACCCAAGCGATCTGGGGTTTGACCAATCGGATTTTATTGTAGTGAGGAACTCAGGACTATGTGAGAGGgatctttctcaatattttggCCTTGGGTCTGAAACTCGTAAAACAGTAACATATGTTCCAGACCCTTATGGGATAGAAGTTGGTAATCCAGTAGAAGTACCTCCTGGATATGAAGAGAGATGGTTGCTTAACATACATGCAATTGAGACCCGAGGCTCCGAAGATAGGTTGGGATGCACAGAATGCAGATGTGATCTTTATAATGTTACAAAGGATGAGTATGACCGAGATATAGAACCGAATTACATTGGAGGCATGAGATGTTGTCATGATGAAACAAGATGCAGAACAAGAGAAGGGCTTCAGGGTCCAAAAAGAAGTTTGTACCTGAAGTACACAATCAAATATGTTGATTGGCATGCTTTCATTATCCCTGTTAATATCTATATACTTGATGTCACTGATACATGGAAAAAGCGGGAATCAACAGGACCTATTTCAAGACATCACTGTCAG ATTGAATATGAAGTCGAGTCATGTTCTGCTGCTGTTGCTAATAGTGGATGCATCCATACAAAAAAA GATGAACGGGTTATATGCTCATCACTTCCAATCTATGGAAAAGGAAACGAACCAGGAAATGAAGCCGGTTATATTGTTGGGATGTCCACTTGTTATCCTACACCTGGCTCTGTCAAGATATCCAAGGGAGAGACTCTGACTTTACTATCAAACTATAGCAGTGATCAAAGGCGTGCAGGAGTTATGGGCCTCTTCTATATATTGGTTGCTGAACCGTTACCAAAACCAAGCTCTATCCTGCATTCTAGAGACAAC GTCGGTGATATTGTAATATTACATAATGCTTGGGCCGTAGCAGTGTTTGGAATTGCAGCACTTGTTGCTGCAATTGTAACTTATCAACGTCAGAGCGAAGAGAAGAAGGGTATGAATCTATCCTCTAATGTGAGGTTCTAG
- the LOC132052292 gene encoding uncharacterized protein LOC132052292 isoform X1, whose amino-acid sequence MTFNSKCQLLVLAVLLLTEIGPSLQTRLRNENKVKTASFLSPNFVLEPGLVVNKFYYNIDFPKGHIAIKSFDAEVVDESRNPVPLHETYLHHWLVVRYYQRKGLEMSKYPSDLGFDQSDFIVVRNSGLCERDLSQYFGLGSETRKTVTYVPDPYGIEVGNPVEVPPGYEERWLLNIHAIETRGSEDRLGCTECRCDLYNVTKDEYDRDIEPNYIGGMRCCHDETRCRTREGLQGPKRSLYLKYTIKYVDWHAFIIPVNIYILDVTDTWKKRESTGPISRHHCQIEYEVESCSAAVANSGCIHTKKVSVTLPNGGDVIYGVAHQHAGGAGSTLLGEDERVICSSLPIYGKGNEPGNEAGYIVGMSTCYPTPGSVKISKGETLTLLSNYSSDQRRAGVMGLFYILVAEPLPKPSSILHSRDNVGDIVILHNAWAVAVFGIAALVAAIVTYQRQSEEKKGMNLSSNVRF is encoded by the exons ATGACATTCAATTCAAAGTGCCAGTTGCTTGTGCTGGCAGTCCTGCTGCTAACAGAAATTGGGCCAAGTTTACAGACTCGACTAAGAAATGAAAACAAGGTGAAAACTGCCAGTTTCCTATCACCAAATTTTGTGCTCGAACCTGGATTAGTTGTTAACAAATTTTACTACAACATCGATTTCCCTAAAGGCCATATTGCTATCAAAAGTTTCGATGCTGAAGTAGTTGATGAGTCAAGGAATCCGGTCCCCCTTCACGAAACATATCTCCACCATTGGCTTGTTGTAAGATACTATCAACGAAAAGGTTTGGAGATGTCAAAGTACCCAAGCGATCTGGGGTTTGACCAATCGGATTTTATTGTAGTGAGGAACTCAGGACTATGTGAGAGGgatctttctcaatattttggCCTTGGGTCTGAAACTCGTAAAACAGTAACATATGTTCCAGACCCTTATGGGATAGAAGTTGGTAATCCAGTAGAAGTACCTCCTGGATATGAAGAGAGATGGTTGCTTAACATACATGCAATTGAGACCCGAGGCTCCGAAGATAGGTTGGGATGCACAGAATGCAGATGTGATCTTTATAATGTTACAAAGGATGAGTATGACCGAGATATAGAACCGAATTACATTGGAGGCATGAGATGTTGTCATGATGAAACAAGATGCAGAACAAGAGAAGGGCTTCAGGGTCCAAAAAGAAGTTTGTACCTGAAGTACACAATCAAATATGTTGATTGGCATGCTTTCATTATCCCTGTTAATATCTATATACTTGATGTCACTGATACATGGAAAAAGCGGGAATCAACAGGACCTATTTCAAGACATCACTGTCAG ATTGAATATGAAGTCGAGTCATGTTCTGCTGCTGTTGCTAATAGTGGATGCATCCATACAAAAAAAGTAAGTGTAACTTTGCCTAATGGTGGAGATGTTATTTATGGAGTTGCTCACCAGCATGCAGGTGGGGCTGGTTCGACCCTCCTTGGAGAG GATGAACGGGTTATATGCTCATCACTTCCAATCTATGGAAAAGGAAACGAACCAGGAAATGAAGCCGGTTATATTGTTGGGATGTCCACTTGTTATCCTACACCTGGCTCTGTCAAGATATCCAAGGGAGAGACTCTGACTTTACTATCAAACTATAGCAGTGATCAAAGGCGTGCAGGAGTTATGGGCCTCTTCTATATATTGGTTGCTGAACCGTTACCAAAACCAAGCTCTATCCTGCATTCTAGAGACAAC GTCGGTGATATTGTAATATTACATAATGCTTGGGCCGTAGCAGTGTTTGGAATTGCAGCACTTGTTGCTGCAATTGTAACTTATCAACGTCAGAGCGAAGAGAAGAAGGGTATGAATCTATCCTCTAATGTGAGGTTCTAG
- the LOC132052290 gene encoding calcium-dependent mitochondrial ATP-magnesium/phosphate carrier protein 2-like isoform X1 — protein sequence MSVAGEAVEHVNFPAMATKDRSKCCNQVKKPGPVSLDHVLSALGETKEERESRIRSLFSFFDSDNVGYLDYAKIEKGLSAMQIPSEYKFAKELLKACDANKDGRVDYQEFRKYMDDKEMELYRIFQDIDVEHSGCILPEELWDALVNAGIELDDDELARFMEHVDKDNNGIITFEEWRDFLLLYPHEATIENIYQYLERVCLVDIGEQAVIPEGISKHVHASKYLIAGGVAGAASRTATAPLDRLKVILQVQTARASIGPAVKKIWKEGRLFAFFRGNGLNVMKVAPESAIKFYAFETLKTAIGHAKGDVDQRDIGTSGRLVAGGMAGAIAQTAIYPMDLVKTRLQTYSCESGNVPNLRNLSKDILVKEGPRAFYRGLVPSLLGIIPYAGIDLAAYETLKDWSKIHILHDSEAGPLVQLGCGTISGSLGATCVYPLQVIRTRMQADSEYKGMSDVFRKTVQREGFRGFYKGLFPNLLKVVPAASITYMVYESMKKSLDLD from the exons ATGTCAGTGGCTGGAGAGGCTGTAGAGCATGTGAATTTTCCAGCAATGGCAACAAAGGACCGGTCTAAATGTTGCAACCAGGTTAAGAAACCCGGTCCGGTTTCCTTGGACCATGTTTTATCAGCATTAGGTGAGACCAAGGAAGAAAGGGAATCAAGAATTAGAAGTTTGTTTAGTTTTTTTGATTCTGATAATGTGGGGTATTTGGATTACGCGAAAATCGAAAAGGGTTTGTCTGCTATGCAAATTCCATCAGAGTACAAGTTTGCTAAAGAATTGTTGAAGGCTTGTGATGCTAATAAGGATGGAAGGGTTGATTATCAGGAGTTTAGGAAATATATGGATGATAAAGAAATGGAACTGTATAGGATTTTTCAGGATATTGATGTGGAGCATAGTGGGTGTATATTGCCTGAGGAACTATGGGATGCTCTTGTAAATGCTG GAATAGAATTAGATGATGATGAACTTGCACGTTTTATGGAACACGTGGACAAGGATAATAATGGAATTATCACTTTTGAGGAATGGAGAGATTTTCTTCTACTCTATCCACATGAGGCCACCATTGAGAACATTTATCAATACTTGGAGAGGGTATGTCTTGTAGATATTGGGGAGCAGGCAGTCATTCCGGAAGGCATCAGTAAGCATGTTCATGCATCCAAATACCTAATTGCAGGGGGAGTTGCAGGAGCTGCTTCTCGTACTGCCACAGCACCTCTTGATCGCCTTAAGGTCATTTTACAAGTGCAAACGGCTCGTGCTTCAATTGGTCCTGCAGTCAAAAAAATATGGAAGGAAGGTCGTTTATTTGCGTTTTTCCGAGGAAATGGGTTAAACGTGATGAAGGTTGCACCTGAAAGTGCAATTAAATTTTACGCTTTTGAAACCTTGAAAACGGCTATTGGTCATGCCAAAGGTGATGTAGACCAGAGAGACATAGGAACTTCGGGGCGTCTTGTGGCTGGTGGAATGGCTGGTGCAATAGCACAGACTGCTATCTATCCCATGGATCTCGTTAAAACTCGGTTACAGACTTATTCATGTGAGAGTGGAAACGTTCCTAATCTGCGAAACTTATCAAAAGATATTTTGGTCAAGGAGGGACCTCGAGCATTTTATAGAGGATTGGTACCATCTCTACTTGGAATCATCCCTTATGCAGGCATTGATTTAGCTGCATATGAAACTTTAAAGGATTGGTCAAAGATTCACATTCTTCATGATAGTG AAGCCGGCCCTCTTGTGCAACTGGGCTGTGGGACAATTTCAGGATCCCTTGGAGCAACATGTGTTTATCCATTGCAGGTTATTCGGACCAG AATGCAAGCTGATTCTGAATACAAAGGTATGTCTGATGTGTTCCGGAAAACGGTTCAGCGTGAAGGCTTCAGGGGATTCTACAAAGGGCTTTTCCCAAATCTTCTAAAAGTTGTGCCTGCAGCAAGCATAACCTATATGGTGTACGAATCAATGAAAAAGAGTCTAGATCTTGATTAG
- the LOC132053931 gene encoding uncharacterized protein LOC132053931 — MPYIICESQSGFILGRRIFDNIILAHELVKAYTRKHISAKCMIKIDMQKAYDSMEWVYMEQILEMLGFPTRFRGWLMQCVTTVNYTNLVNGTPTTPFDAAKGLRQGDPISPFLFAIVMEYLSRNLNTLKFDKAFKFHPKCARLGITHLSFTDDLLLFSRGDLNSSAALHKAFITFSQASDLQANLNKSSVYFGGVTTIVQDDILQHLGYTTGITKRVTSWIAKKLSYARRVHLVQSVLFGIQAYWAQLFILPVKVVKALEAYCRSYVWSGINTITKKALVSWEKVCTPKASGGPNLTNLQMWNHAAIIKLCWDLASKQDRLWIKWIHAYYVKNQEFATMVIPGHASWMVIWKGLIKWALDEEPLCILCQQRHEDRNHLFVGCTFAIQLWSRLFSWIQRQFSPAQTWENHLTWAIKDSFEKRSRDVPSIAREIAYICNVRARAGLSSTIQSYQF; from the exons ATGCCCTACATCATATGTGAGTCACAGTCAGGGTTCATCCTTGGCAGGAGGATCTTTGATAACATTATATTGGCTCATGAACTGGTCAAAGCTTACACTAGAAAACATATCTCAGCCAAGTGTATGATTAAGATTGACATGCAGAAGGCCTATGACTCTATGGAATGGGTTTATATGGAGCAAATATTGGAGATGCTAGGGTTTCCTACAAGATTTAGGGGTTGGTTGATGCAATGTGTGACAACTGTTAACTACACTAATTTAGTTAATGGTACTCCTACTACACCATTTGATGCTGCTAAGGGACTGAGGCAAGGAGATCCCATCTCCCCCTTTTTATTTGCTATTGTTATGGAATACCTTAGTAGGAACCTCAACACCCTGAAATTTGATAAGGCCTTTAAGTTCCACCCTAAATGTGCAAGACTAGGTATTACACACCTTAGCTTTACTGATGATCTCTTATTATTCTCAAGAGGTGACTTGAACTCTAGTGCTGCTTTGCACAAGGCTTTTATTACATTCTCTCAAGCATCAGATCTTCAGGCTAACCTGAACAAAAGCTCAGTCTACTTTGGTGGAGTGACAACAATAGTCCAGGATGACATCTTACAGCATTTGGGATACACTACTGGG ATCACCAAGAGAGTGACTTCTTGGATTGCTAAGAAACTATCTTATGCAAGGAGGGTACATTTAGTTCAGAGTGTACTGTTTggtattcaagcctattgggCCCAACTATTTATATTACCTGTCAAAGTGGTCAAAGCTTTAGAGGCATATTGTAGAAGCTATGTGTGGTCGGGTATTAATACAATCACTAAGAAAGCCTTGGTCTCCTGGGAGAAAGTTTGCACACCCAAAGCATCTGGAGGACCGAATCTCACAAACTTACAGATGTGGAATCATGCTGCTATCATCAAGTTATGTTGGGACCTGGCTAGCAAACAAGACAGACTTTGGATAAAATGGATTCATGCATATTATGTTAAAAATCAGGAGTTTGCAACTATGGTTATCCCTGGTCATGCTAGTTGGATG GTGATCTGGAAAGG GCTCATTAAATGGGCATTGGATGAGGAACCACTGTGTATCCTGTGCCAGCAGCGTCATGAGGATAGAAATCACTTGTTTGTTGGTTGCACCTTTGCTATCCAGTTATGGAGCAGATTGTTTAGCTGGATTCAGAGACAGTTCTCACCTGCACAAACATGGGAGAATCATCTAACTTGG GCAATCAAAGACTCTTTTGAGAAGAGAAGTAGAGATGTTCCAAGTATTGCACGTGAGATTGCCTATATCTGTAATGTTAGAGCTCGTGCTGGACTATCCTCTACTATTCAGAGTTATCAGTTTTGA
- the LOC132052292 gene encoding uncharacterized protein LOC132052292 isoform X3, with product MTFNSKCQLLVLAVLLLTEIGPSLQTRLRNENKVKTASFLSPNFVLEPGLVVNKFYYNIDFPKGHIAIKSFDAEVVDESRNPVPLHETYLHHWLVVRYYQRKGLEMSKYPSDLGFDQSDFIVVRNSGLCERDLSQYFGLGSETRKTVTYVPDPYGIEVGNPVEVPPGYEERWLLNIHAIETRGSEDRLGCTECRCDLYNVTKDEYDRDIEPNYIGGMRCCHDETRCRTREGLQGPKRSLYLKYTIKYVDWHAFIIPVNIYILDVTDTWKKRESTGPISRHHCQIEYEVESCSAAVANSGCIHTKKVSVTLPNGGDVIYGVAHQHAGGAGSTLLGEVGDIVILHNAWAVAVFGIAALVAAIVTYQRQSEEKKGMNLSSNVRF from the exons ATGACATTCAATTCAAAGTGCCAGTTGCTTGTGCTGGCAGTCCTGCTGCTAACAGAAATTGGGCCAAGTTTACAGACTCGACTAAGAAATGAAAACAAGGTGAAAACTGCCAGTTTCCTATCACCAAATTTTGTGCTCGAACCTGGATTAGTTGTTAACAAATTTTACTACAACATCGATTTCCCTAAAGGCCATATTGCTATCAAAAGTTTCGATGCTGAAGTAGTTGATGAGTCAAGGAATCCGGTCCCCCTTCACGAAACATATCTCCACCATTGGCTTGTTGTAAGATACTATCAACGAAAAGGTTTGGAGATGTCAAAGTACCCAAGCGATCTGGGGTTTGACCAATCGGATTTTATTGTAGTGAGGAACTCAGGACTATGTGAGAGGgatctttctcaatattttggCCTTGGGTCTGAAACTCGTAAAACAGTAACATATGTTCCAGACCCTTATGGGATAGAAGTTGGTAATCCAGTAGAAGTACCTCCTGGATATGAAGAGAGATGGTTGCTTAACATACATGCAATTGAGACCCGAGGCTCCGAAGATAGGTTGGGATGCACAGAATGCAGATGTGATCTTTATAATGTTACAAAGGATGAGTATGACCGAGATATAGAACCGAATTACATTGGAGGCATGAGATGTTGTCATGATGAAACAAGATGCAGAACAAGAGAAGGGCTTCAGGGTCCAAAAAGAAGTTTGTACCTGAAGTACACAATCAAATATGTTGATTGGCATGCTTTCATTATCCCTGTTAATATCTATATACTTGATGTCACTGATACATGGAAAAAGCGGGAATCAACAGGACCTATTTCAAGACATCACTGTCAG ATTGAATATGAAGTCGAGTCATGTTCTGCTGCTGTTGCTAATAGTGGATGCATCCATACAAAAAAAGTAAGTGTAACTTTGCCTAATGGTGGAGATGTTATTTATGGAGTTGCTCACCAGCATGCAGGTGGGGCTGGTTCGACCCTCCTTGGAGAG GTCGGTGATATTGTAATATTACATAATGCTTGGGCCGTAGCAGTGTTTGGAATTGCAGCACTTGTTGCTGCAATTGTAACTTATCAACGTCAGAGCGAAGAGAAGAAGGGTATGAATCTATCCTCTAATGTGAGGTTCTAG
- the LOC132052290 gene encoding calcium-dependent mitochondrial ATP-magnesium/phosphate carrier protein 2-like isoform X2 has translation MGCSCKCCFFLAGIELDDDELARFMEHVDKDNNGIITFEEWRDFLLLYPHEATIENIYQYLERVCLVDIGEQAVIPEGISKHVHASKYLIAGGVAGAASRTATAPLDRLKVILQVQTARASIGPAVKKIWKEGRLFAFFRGNGLNVMKVAPESAIKFYAFETLKTAIGHAKGDVDQRDIGTSGRLVAGGMAGAIAQTAIYPMDLVKTRLQTYSCESGNVPNLRNLSKDILVKEGPRAFYRGLVPSLLGIIPYAGIDLAAYETLKDWSKIHILHDSEAGPLVQLGCGTISGSLGATCVYPLQVIRTRMQADSEYKGMSDVFRKTVQREGFRGFYKGLFPNLLKVVPAASITYMVYESMKKSLDLD, from the exons ATGGGATGCTCTTGTAAATGCTG TTTCTTTCTTGCAGGAATAGAATTAGATGATGATGAACTTGCACGTTTTATGGAACACGTGGACAAGGATAATAATGGAATTATCACTTTTGAGGAATGGAGAGATTTTCTTCTACTCTATCCACATGAGGCCACCATTGAGAACATTTATCAATACTTGGAGAGGGTATGTCTTGTAGATATTGGGGAGCAGGCAGTCATTCCGGAAGGCATCAGTAAGCATGTTCATGCATCCAAATACCTAATTGCAGGGGGAGTTGCAGGAGCTGCTTCTCGTACTGCCACAGCACCTCTTGATCGCCTTAAGGTCATTTTACAAGTGCAAACGGCTCGTGCTTCAATTGGTCCTGCAGTCAAAAAAATATGGAAGGAAGGTCGTTTATTTGCGTTTTTCCGAGGAAATGGGTTAAACGTGATGAAGGTTGCACCTGAAAGTGCAATTAAATTTTACGCTTTTGAAACCTTGAAAACGGCTATTGGTCATGCCAAAGGTGATGTAGACCAGAGAGACATAGGAACTTCGGGGCGTCTTGTGGCTGGTGGAATGGCTGGTGCAATAGCACAGACTGCTATCTATCCCATGGATCTCGTTAAAACTCGGTTACAGACTTATTCATGTGAGAGTGGAAACGTTCCTAATCTGCGAAACTTATCAAAAGATATTTTGGTCAAGGAGGGACCTCGAGCATTTTATAGAGGATTGGTACCATCTCTACTTGGAATCATCCCTTATGCAGGCATTGATTTAGCTGCATATGAAACTTTAAAGGATTGGTCAAAGATTCACATTCTTCATGATAGTG AAGCCGGCCCTCTTGTGCAACTGGGCTGTGGGACAATTTCAGGATCCCTTGGAGCAACATGTGTTTATCCATTGCAGGTTATTCGGACCAG AATGCAAGCTGATTCTGAATACAAAGGTATGTCTGATGTGTTCCGGAAAACGGTTCAGCGTGAAGGCTTCAGGGGATTCTACAAAGGGCTTTTCCCAAATCTTCTAAAAGTTGTGCCTGCAGCAAGCATAACCTATATGGTGTACGAATCAATGAAAAAGAGTCTAGATCTTGATTAG
- the LOC132053932 gene encoding uncharacterized protein LOC132053932, which produces MNQDGSSRKSKRVKNSNFIPPGSVASLLSQRVLNHKHKQNSKYIPEPHVNKSNEKDYKHKQNSNYILGRMRSGTSAASPSTQKRKRGGTQMQSVHGRSERKLIVLNELHQPIGPTEAIVKELGSFLGTLARNGTFCPLNVFKWKKLKTHDDMWNYTMEKYDIPKVAKEWALRTIQLAWRKYKNGLKKKHYYRYANDEIRMAKRPKEVSESQFKALLEYWNSDAAQVSKMKKGKETMNTLILLEKIFYEACTCSNNLFAIEHVETYPKS; this is translated from the exons ATGAATCAAGACGGGAGTTCAAGAAAAAGCAAGAGAGTTAAGAACTCAAACTTCATTCCACCTGGATCAGTTGCATCTTTGCTAAGCCAAAGGGTTTTGAATCACAAGCACAAGCAAaactcaaaatacattccaGAACCTCATGTTAATAAGTCAAATGAAAAGGATTACAAGCACAAGCAGAACTCAAACTACATTCTAGGCCGGATGCGAAGTGGAACAAGTGCGGCAA GCCCTTCcactcaaaaaagaaaaagaggtgGAACACAAATGCAAAGTGTACATGGACGGAGTGAGCGCAAACTGATCGTGCTAAATGAGTTACACCAACCCATTGGTCCTACTGAAGCAATTGTGAAAGAGTTGGGTAGCTTCCTCGGCACATTGGCAAGGAATGGGACCTTCTGTCCTCTGAATGTGTTTaaatggaagaaattgaagaCACATGATGATATGTGGAACTATACCATG GAGAAATATGACATTCCTAAAGTTGCGAAAGAATGGGCTTTGCGAACAATTCAACTTGCTTGGAGAAAGTATAAGAATGGGTTGAAGAAGAAACACTACTATCGCTATGCCAATGACGAAATTCGAATGGCAAAAAGGCCTAAAGAAGTTTCAGAATCTCAATTTAAGGCTCTCCTCGAATATTGGAACTCCGATGCGGCTCAA GTGTCGAAAATGAAGAAAGGGAAGGAGACAATGAACACGTTGATCTTACTTGAGAAGATCTTTTATGAAGCTTGTACATGTTCTAACAATCTTTTTGCTATCGAACATGTTGAAACTTATCCTAAATCTTGA